From the Maioricimonas rarisocia genome, one window contains:
- a CDS encoding TVP38/TMEM64 family protein translates to MSFTFWCGSERDCRPVHCQGEGTIKRLLRPLLLIAGALLIPVVPFLLLGESFEAQVAAWVRQEWSPATQFSLIVASLATDILLPIPSSAVSTYAGGVLGFATGTLASWLGMTMGACLGYGLARLAGRPLAKRFAGEKDLERVQELARRYGATAIVLTRPLPILAEACVLLMGVVRLRWPLFLVAIALSNLAVSATYAAFGQWFEASDSLPMALAISLVVPLVFTWLVRHRLRTDGLRGED, encoded by the coding sequence ATGTCGTTTACATTCTGGTGCGGAAGTGAGCGGGACTGCCGGCCGGTTCATTGCCAGGGAGAGGGAACGATCAAACGGCTGCTGCGACCGTTGCTGCTGATTGCCGGGGCGTTGCTGATCCCGGTTGTCCCTTTCCTGCTGCTGGGGGAATCGTTCGAGGCGCAGGTGGCGGCGTGGGTGCGTCAGGAGTGGTCGCCCGCAACGCAGTTCTCACTGATTGTCGCCTCGCTGGCGACCGACATCCTGTTGCCGATCCCCTCCAGTGCCGTCAGCACCTATGCGGGAGGCGTGCTCGGTTTCGCCACCGGGACGCTGGCGTCGTGGCTGGGGATGACCATGGGCGCCTGCCTGGGTTACGGGTTGGCGAGACTTGCGGGTCGACCGCTGGCAAAGCGGTTTGCCGGCGAGAAGGATCTCGAGCGGGTGCAGGAGCTGGCTCGCCGATACGGAGCGACGGCCATCGTGCTGACGCGACCGCTGCCGATTCTGGCAGAAGCCTGCGTACTGCTGATGGGCGTCGTCCGGCTGCGGTGGCCGCTGTTTCTGGTGGCGATCGCGCTGAGCAACCTCGCGGTCTCCGCAACGTACGCCGCGTTCGGCCAGTGGTTCGAGGCGAGCGATTCGCTGCCGATGGCGCTGGCAATCTCGCTGGTCGTGCCGCTCGTCTTCACCTGGCTGGTGCGGCACCGCCTGCGGACCGATGGTCTTCGCGGAGAAGATTAG
- a CDS encoding class I SAM-dependent methyltransferase gives MTETIDANLYDFPKYYDLVFGSDWKAEFDFLLTCFEKHAQRPVKRLFEPACGTGRLLIKLAQSGYEVAGNDLNPKAVDFCNDRLERFGFPRSAVVGDMSDFKTRRKYDSAFNMINSFRHLPSEEAAEGHFDCMADAVAKGGLYVLGLHLTPTRGPRSEEEAWSARRGNLTVNSYMWSKKLDRKKRDEHLGMTFDVYTPTQHFRIRDEMHYRTYTAAQMESLLTRNGAWEIAETYDFCYEIDHPVRVRSTTEDVVYILVRK, from the coding sequence ATGACCGAGACGATTGACGCGAACCTGTACGACTTTCCGAAGTACTACGACCTGGTCTTCGGATCGGACTGGAAGGCGGAATTCGACTTTCTGCTGACCTGCTTCGAGAAGCATGCGCAGCGTCCGGTCAAGCGGCTGTTCGAGCCGGCCTGCGGGACGGGACGGCTGCTGATCAAGCTGGCTCAGAGCGGCTACGAAGTGGCGGGCAACGATCTGAACCCGAAGGCGGTCGACTTCTGCAACGACCGGCTGGAGCGGTTCGGCTTTCCCCGCTCGGCCGTCGTGGGGGACATGTCGGACTTCAAGACCCGCAGGAAGTACGATTCCGCCTTCAACATGATCAACAGCTTCCGGCACCTGCCGTCGGAGGAAGCTGCCGAGGGGCACTTCGACTGCATGGCCGACGCGGTCGCGAAAGGGGGCCTGTACGTGCTCGGCCTGCATCTGACGCCGACGCGCGGTCCCCGATCGGAAGAAGAAGCCTGGTCGGCCCGGCGGGGAAACCTGACGGTCAACTCGTACATGTGGTCGAAGAAGCTGGACCGGAAGAAGCGGGACGAGCATCTGGGGATGACGTTCGACGTGTATACGCCGACGCAGCACTTCCGGATTCGGGACGAGATGCATTACCGCACGTACACGGCCGCGCAGATGGAGTCGCTGCTGACGCGAAACGGTGCGTGGGAGATCGCGGAGACGTACGACTTCTGTTACGAGATCGATCACCCGGTACGGGTCCGATCGACGACCGAGGATGTCGTTTACATTCTGGTGCGGAAGTGA
- a CDS encoding DUF1501 domain-containing protein, whose amino-acid sequence MTAFSPVHPRLPRRHALQAGSIGLLGLGMNHVTALRAADAVPQTDAPPARSVIYIFLSGGLGQHDSFDMKPDAPEEIRGEFRPISTSTPGTQICEHLPRLAQRSHLWSLVRSLTHPYNEHSQGHMVMLSGRSKLPPTFNAAKPTPLDWPSIAAIAGDQTVPRNNLPPAVALPERLVHRTGRVIPGQFAGVMGSRRDPWFIEAAPFNGTTYGAFPEYEFHHARGPENRDGLKFQAPNLTLPEGLGRSRVDRRLDLLRHVEEQRVALEQAAPIQQFDQYRQAAISLLSDPSVRHAFDVVNADDDVQDRYGRNSFGWSLLMARRLVEAGVNLVQVNLGNNETWDTHGNAFPHLKDQLYPPTDRALAALLDDLHERGMLESTLIVVAGEFGRTPKTSLLPRHYAQPGRDHWGGVQTVLLAGGGVKGGRVIGSSDKQGAYPADDPQRPENLAATIYQALGLPATAAWNDDLGRPHHIFHGDPIGGLT is encoded by the coding sequence ATGACTGCCTTCAGCCCTGTCCACCCCCGGTTGCCTCGTCGTCATGCACTGCAGGCCGGCAGCATCGGACTGCTCGGACTTGGCATGAATCATGTGACGGCCCTCCGCGCCGCCGACGCTGTTCCCCAGACCGACGCGCCTCCCGCCCGTTCCGTCATCTACATCTTTCTCTCCGGCGGACTCGGCCAGCACGACAGCTTCGACATGAAGCCGGACGCACCGGAGGAGATTCGCGGCGAATTCCGCCCCATCTCGACGTCGACGCCCGGCACTCAGATCTGCGAACACCTCCCCCGCCTTGCGCAGCGGAGTCACCTCTGGTCGCTGGTCCGCTCGTTGACGCACCCGTACAACGAGCATTCCCAGGGCCACATGGTGATGCTCAGCGGACGCTCGAAACTTCCGCCGACGTTCAACGCTGCCAAACCAACCCCGCTCGACTGGCCCTCAATCGCGGCCATTGCCGGCGACCAGACCGTTCCGCGGAATAATCTTCCCCCGGCCGTCGCGCTGCCCGAACGGCTCGTGCACCGGACCGGGCGCGTCATTCCCGGCCAGTTCGCCGGTGTCATGGGCTCCCGCCGCGACCCATGGTTCATCGAGGCGGCCCCGTTCAACGGCACCACGTACGGCGCGTTTCCCGAATACGAATTCCACCATGCCCGCGGACCGGAGAACCGGGACGGCCTGAAGTTCCAGGCCCCGAATCTCACACTCCCTGAAGGCCTCGGCCGTAGCCGGGTCGATCGACGCCTCGACCTGCTCCGTCATGTCGAAGAGCAGCGGGTCGCGCTCGAACAGGCGGCCCCGATCCAGCAGTTCGACCAGTACCGCCAGGCGGCCATCTCGCTGCTGAGCGATCCGAGCGTCCGCCACGCGTTCGACGTCGTCAATGCCGACGACGACGTCCAGGATCGGTATGGCCGGAACTCGTTCGGCTGGTCACTGCTGATGGCCCGGCGGCTCGTCGAAGCGGGCGTGAACCTCGTGCAGGTGAATCTCGGCAACAACGAGACGTGGGACACGCATGGCAACGCGTTCCCGCACCTGAAAGACCAGCTCTACCCGCCGACCGACCGGGCCCTCGCCGCATTGCTTGACGATCTTCATGAACGGGGAATGCTCGAAAGCACTCTGATCGTGGTGGCAGGCGAGTTCGGCCGCACGCCGAAAACGTCGCTCCTTCCCCGGCACTATGCCCAGCCGGGTCGCGATCACTGGGGGGGCGTCCAAACTGTCCTGCTCGCTGGCGGCGGTGTGAAAGGAGGACGGGTCATCGGCTCGTCCGACAAACAGGGGGCCTACCCGGCGGACGATCCCCAGCGGCCGGAAAACCTCGCCGCCACGATCTACCAGGCACTGGGACTCCCTGCCACAGCAGCCTGGAACGACGATCTCGGCCGGCCGCACCACATCTTTCATGGTGACCCGATCGGCGGACTGACCTGA
- the purH gene encoding bifunctional phosphoribosylaminoimidazolecarboxamide formyltransferase/IMP cyclohydrolase: MSEAATRRALVSVSDKTGLAEFARGLAELGFEILSTGGTSRFLKEAGLSVIDVSDYTGFPEIMEGRVKTLHPKIHGAILGRPDLADDAAAIAEHGIVPFELVVCNLYPFEQTVAREGVTIPEAIENIDIGGPSMIRSAAKNHAYVGVVTRPDQYDRVLDSLKAGPLDAGLRRDLARAAFDMTARYDTAIASWFASIEETDAEEADARFPQTLTPSYQRRSTLRYGENPHQAAAFYVEGAPAGGTLASAKQLNGKELSYNNLLDLDAALAIAREFSEPAAVVIKHTNPCGCGIASTQKEAFEKAYAGDPVSAFGSILGFNRPLDAETAESLCEPGRFIEAIIAPGYDEEAFELLTTKPKWKSNVRLMECPAMLDRVSAIDFRTVSGGLLVQERDDQAEPIGEWKSVTKRSPSEEEHRDLDFAWKVCKHVKSNAIVLAKGGMVIGVGAGQMSRLDSSFIAAFKAGDRAHGAVIASDAFFPFRDGIDEAAKAGVRAAIQPGGSRGDEEVITACNENDIAMLFTGRRHFRH, translated from the coding sequence ATGAGCGAAGCAGCCACGCGTCGGGCCCTCGTGAGCGTCAGTGACAAGACCGGTCTGGCGGAATTCGCCCGCGGCCTGGCCGAACTGGGGTTCGAGATCCTTTCGACCGGTGGCACCAGCCGCTTCCTCAAGGAGGCGGGACTGAGCGTCATTGACGTCTCGGACTACACCGGCTTCCCCGAGATCATGGAGGGCCGCGTCAAAACGCTGCACCCGAAGATCCACGGAGCGATCCTCGGCCGCCCGGATCTCGCTGACGATGCCGCCGCCATCGCCGAACATGGCATCGTTCCCTTCGAGCTGGTCGTTTGCAACCTGTATCCGTTCGAACAGACCGTTGCCCGCGAAGGGGTCACCATTCCCGAAGCGATCGAAAACATCGACATCGGCGGACCGAGCATGATTCGCTCGGCAGCGAAGAATCACGCGTACGTCGGCGTCGTCACCCGGCCGGACCAGTACGACCGCGTCCTCGACTCGCTCAAGGCGGGTCCGCTCGATGCCGGTCTCCGTCGCGATCTGGCCCGCGCCGCCTTCGACATGACGGCCCGCTACGACACGGCCATCGCCAGCTGGTTTGCCTCGATCGAAGAAACGGATGCGGAAGAAGCCGACGCCCGTTTCCCCCAGACTCTCACGCCTTCGTACCAGCGTCGCAGCACGCTTCGCTACGGCGAGAATCCGCACCAGGCGGCCGCCTTCTACGTCGAAGGGGCACCAGCCGGGGGGACACTCGCCTCGGCAAAGCAGCTCAACGGCAAGGAACTGTCGTACAACAACCTGCTCGACCTCGACGCGGCTCTCGCGATCGCCCGTGAGTTTTCGGAGCCGGCCGCCGTCGTCATCAAGCACACCAACCCGTGCGGCTGCGGCATCGCTTCGACGCAGAAGGAAGCCTTCGAGAAGGCGTACGCCGGAGACCCGGTCAGCGCCTTCGGTTCGATCCTCGGTTTCAACCGCCCCCTCGATGCCGAAACGGCCGAGAGCCTGTGCGAACCAGGCCGCTTCATCGAAGCGATTATCGCTCCCGGCTACGACGAAGAAGCGTTCGAGTTGCTCACCACGAAGCCGAAGTGGAAGTCGAACGTCCGGCTGATGGAGTGCCCCGCCATGCTCGACCGGGTGAGCGCGATCGACTTCCGGACGGTTTCCGGCGGACTGCTCGTGCAGGAACGGGACGACCAGGCCGAGCCGATCGGCGAATGGAAGTCCGTCACGAAGCGCTCCCCCAGCGAGGAAGAACACCGCGACCTCGACTTCGCGTGGAAGGTCTGCAAACACGTGAAGTCGAACGCCATCGTGCTCGCCAAGGGTGGCATGGTGATCGGCGTCGGTGCCGGCCAGATGAGCCGACTCGACTCGTCGTTCATCGCCGCATTCAAGGCAGGCGACCGGGCCCACGGAGCGGTGATCGCCTCGGATGCGTTCTTCCCGTTCCGTGACGGCATCGACGAGGCGGCGAAGGCAGGCGTGCGGGCCGCGATTCAGCCGGGTGGTTCCCGCGGCGACGAAGAAGTGATCACGGCCTGCAACGAGAATGATATCGCGATGCTGTTCACGGGCCGCCGGCACTTCCGGCACTAG
- a CDS encoding 2-hydroxyacid dehydrogenase, translated as MNRFTILGDQLPPHLVELLGDDVDVLPWTDSPDEDTARDVVGIVTYGHPRVDGPLLDRFPNVRIVSNHGVGVDHIDVAAAGQRGIPVGNTPGCLDRSTADMTMALLLAAARNVVTGDEYARSPEFTQYDPSILIGHEVSGATLGIIGMGRIGQHVARRAKAFDMKVIYYNRNPNAAAEEALGVEYAALFEILETSDFVSLNCPLTPETEGLIGDEEFELMKSSAILINMARGPVVDTDALYRALTTGQIAAAAVDVTDPEPLPRDHPLLGLKNLVITPHLGSASNRTRRRMLELTAENLRAGLLGHPLPHRVEG; from the coding sequence ATGAACCGATTCACTATTCTGGGAGATCAGCTCCCCCCGCATCTCGTCGAACTGCTCGGTGACGACGTGGACGTCCTTCCCTGGACCGACAGCCCTGACGAGGACACGGCCCGGGACGTCGTGGGAATCGTGACCTACGGGCATCCACGGGTCGACGGGCCGCTGCTGGACCGATTCCCGAACGTGCGGATCGTCAGCAATCACGGCGTCGGCGTCGATCATATCGATGTGGCCGCGGCAGGCCAGCGGGGAATTCCCGTTGGCAATACGCCCGGATGCCTGGACCGGTCGACGGCGGACATGACGATGGCGCTGCTGCTGGCGGCTGCCCGGAACGTCGTGACCGGCGACGAGTATGCCCGCAGTCCGGAGTTCACGCAGTACGACCCGTCGATTTTGATTGGCCACGAGGTGAGCGGCGCGACGCTGGGGATCATCGGCATGGGGCGGATCGGTCAGCATGTCGCCCGGCGAGCAAAAGCCTTCGATATGAAGGTGATCTACTACAACCGGAACCCGAATGCAGCCGCGGAAGAGGCTCTCGGGGTCGAGTACGCGGCCCTGTTCGAGATCCTCGAGACGAGTGACTTCGTGTCGCTCAACTGCCCGCTGACACCGGAGACGGAGGGACTGATCGGCGACGAGGAATTCGAGCTGATGAAGTCCAGCGCCATCCTCATCAACATGGCTCGCGGACCGGTGGTGGATACGGATGCCCTGTATCGGGCGCTGACGACCGGTCAGATTGCCGCCGCGGCGGTGGATGTGACCGATCCGGAGCCGCTGCCGCGGGATCATCCGCTGCTGGGGCTGAAGAATCTGGTCATCACGCCGCACCTGGGGAGTGCATCAAACCGGACGCGTCGTCGGATGCTGGAGCTGACTGCGGAGAATCTGCGGGCGGGTCTGCTGGGACATCCGCTGCCGCATCGTGTGGAGGGGTAG
- the yidC gene encoding membrane protein insertase YidC has product MEQRRYILFIVVSTAIVFGWMRVAPMLFPQMAQRPAPQQAADNLDDAPAADVPDGEAAGENGEKPDEQVADGDPSDDTPAEESPAVDAADDAVAEFPRETVKLGSLDPESGYYMQVVLTTEGAAIETAQLNDPRYRTLDGDQGPLNVVGNNSGTSRRTLATAIPQIDAQLAKHGLSLETVDWNIVEDSLAEDSVAFEYPTPDGKWIVRKKYSLAKGDSGTRDADPQGYLLNFDLTIENRTGDRAQASYDLQGPVGLPLENAENARTFIEVKVGALEDSRDPEDVTAISLTADEVVDQTAEARANNDPTAIDAWRDPLRYIGVDVQYFAALILPGGDQLADSDGDGVADQYFVEARPILVNRAGKQERSDISVVLTSRPIELADGEAVTDTFEVFLGPKRTRLLEPFGADSIITFGWFPFISVAMLKLMNFFHYQFYLPYALSIILLTVIVRGAMFPISRKQALGAQKMKEIQPKLQELKKKYTNEPEKFLKEQGELFRKHNYHPLSGCLPALLQLPIFIGLYNALYNAVDLRMARFLWIDNLAAPDALFPLGFTVPFLGWTEFNVLPIITVGLFLVQQKMFMPPPTTEEQELQQKMMNYMMVFFGALFYRVPAGLCIYFIASSSWGIAERKLLEKFGPAPKTPEPAADSKADKETTDEPRKPGLLERLLEAADQAKQPAGSVSSGNASRGAGSRGPAQKGGKKRKRSKR; this is encoded by the coding sequence ATGGAACAGCGACGGTACATCCTGTTCATCGTCGTCTCCACGGCCATTGTTTTCGGCTGGATGCGCGTCGCTCCGATGCTCTTCCCCCAGATGGCCCAGCGTCCCGCACCTCAGCAGGCCGCCGACAATCTCGATGACGCCCCGGCCGCCGATGTCCCCGACGGCGAGGCTGCCGGTGAGAACGGCGAGAAGCCGGACGAACAGGTCGCTGACGGCGATCCGTCCGACGACACGCCCGCCGAAGAATCGCCCGCCGTCGACGCGGCTGATGACGCTGTTGCCGAGTTCCCCCGCGAGACAGTCAAACTCGGATCGCTCGACCCGGAATCCGGCTACTACATGCAGGTCGTCCTCACGACCGAAGGGGCCGCGATCGAGACGGCCCAGCTCAACGATCCCCGCTACCGCACGCTGGACGGCGATCAGGGCCCGCTCAATGTCGTCGGCAATAACTCCGGCACGTCCCGACGGACGCTCGCCACCGCCATCCCGCAAATCGACGCCCAGCTCGCAAAGCACGGGCTCTCGCTCGAAACCGTCGACTGGAATATCGTCGAAGACTCGCTCGCCGAGGACTCGGTCGCATTCGAGTACCCGACGCCGGACGGCAAATGGATCGTCCGTAAGAAGTACTCGCTCGCGAAGGGGGATTCAGGGACCCGCGACGCCGACCCGCAGGGATACCTGCTCAACTTCGACCTCACGATCGAAAACCGCACCGGCGATCGGGCTCAGGCTTCGTACGACCTGCAGGGGCCGGTCGGCCTGCCGCTCGAAAATGCCGAAAACGCCCGAACCTTCATCGAGGTGAAGGTCGGCGCTCTCGAAGACAGTCGCGATCCTGAGGACGTCACGGCCATTTCGCTGACGGCCGATGAGGTGGTCGATCAGACGGCCGAAGCCCGCGCCAACAACGACCCGACTGCGATCGATGCCTGGCGCGATCCGCTTCGGTACATCGGCGTTGATGTTCAGTACTTCGCCGCGCTCATTCTGCCGGGTGGCGATCAGCTCGCCGATTCCGACGGTGACGGCGTTGCCGACCAGTACTTCGTCGAAGCACGCCCCATCCTCGTCAACAGGGCGGGCAAGCAGGAACGGAGCGATATCAGCGTGGTGTTGACGTCGCGGCCCATCGAGCTGGCCGATGGCGAAGCGGTCACCGACACCTTCGAGGTTTTCCTCGGCCCGAAACGAACGCGACTGCTCGAACCGTTCGGAGCGGACAGCATCATCACGTTCGGCTGGTTCCCCTTCATCAGCGTGGCAATGCTCAAGCTGATGAACTTCTTCCATTACCAGTTCTATCTGCCCTACGCCCTCTCCATCATCCTGCTGACGGTCATCGTCCGCGGAGCGATGTTCCCGATCTCCCGCAAACAGGCGCTGGGCGCCCAGAAGATGAAGGAGATTCAGCCCAAGCTGCAGGAACTCAAGAAGAAGTACACCAACGAGCCCGAGAAGTTCCTCAAGGAACAGGGTGAGCTGTTTCGCAAGCACAACTACCACCCGCTCTCCGGCTGTCTGCCGGCCCTGCTGCAGCTGCCGATCTTCATCGGTCTGTACAACGCCCTGTACAACGCCGTCGATCTCCGCATGGCACGCTTCCTGTGGATCGACAACCTGGCTGCTCCGGACGCATTGTTCCCGCTCGGCTTCACGGTGCCGTTCCTGGGCTGGACCGAGTTCAACGTGCTGCCGATCATCACCGTCGGACTCTTCCTGGTGCAGCAGAAGATGTTCATGCCACCTCCGACGACGGAGGAGCAGGAACTGCAGCAGAAGATGATGAACTACATGATGGTCTTCTTCGGCGCACTCTTTTACCGCGTGCCGGCCGGCCTCTGCATCTACTTCATCGCGTCGTCCAGCTGGGGCATCGCCGAACGGAAGCTGCTCGAGAAGTTCGGCCCGGCACCGAAGACGCCCGAGCCCGCTGCTGACAGCAAGGCGGACAAAGAGACTACGGACGAGCCCCGCAAGCCGGGCCTGCTCGAACGTCTGCTGGAAGCGGCCGACCAGGCCAAACAGCCGGCCGGAAGCGTCAGTTCGGGCAATGCCTCCCGCGGAGCCGGCTCGCGTGGCCCTGCTCAGAAGGGCGGCAAGAAGCGGAAACGCTCGAAGCGGTAG
- a CDS encoding metallophosphoesterase family protein: MRAIISDIHGNLEALEAVLADIREQGIDVVFCLGDIIGYGPNPRECIDAVMESCQVTILGNHDQAALFDPEGFNAGAERAIFWTRHMLETGDPDGNERRWEFLGELPRMRREPKLLFVHGSARNPLSEYVFPEDVYNQRKMERIFSLVDRYCFQGHTHIPGVFTENLNFHSPDEIDYKYELGDEKVLINVGSVGQPRDGDNRAAYIVIEEGDDGNGSPDAGDNPVTVQFRRVPYDFEKTISKIYDIAELDNFLGDRLRDGR; this comes from the coding sequence TTGAGAGCGATCATCAGCGACATCCACGGCAACCTCGAAGCCCTCGAGGCGGTCCTGGCCGATATTCGCGAACAGGGAATCGACGTCGTCTTCTGCCTGGGAGACATCATCGGGTACGGGCCCAATCCGCGCGAGTGCATCGACGCGGTCATGGAGTCCTGCCAGGTGACAATCCTTGGCAACCATGACCAGGCGGCCCTGTTCGATCCCGAGGGTTTTAATGCCGGGGCCGAGCGGGCCATCTTCTGGACCCGCCATATGCTCGAAACCGGTGATCCGGACGGGAACGAACGGCGTTGGGAGTTTCTGGGCGAACTCCCCCGCATGCGGCGCGAACCGAAATTGCTGTTCGTCCACGGATCGGCCCGAAACCCGCTGAGCGAATACGTCTTCCCCGAAGACGTCTACAACCAGCGGAAGATGGAGCGGATCTTCTCCCTGGTCGATCGCTACTGTTTTCAGGGGCACACCCATATCCCGGGGGTGTTCACCGAGAACCTCAATTTCCATTCCCCGGATGAAATCGACTACAAGTACGAACTCGGCGACGAGAAAGTCCTGATCAACGTCGGTTCGGTCGGGCAGCCCCGCGACGGCGACAATCGGGCCGCCTATATCGTCATCGAAGAGGGCGACGACGGAAACGGCAGTCCGGATGCCGGCGACAACCCGGTCACAGTCCAGTTTCGCCGGGTCCCCTATGACTTCGAAAAAACGATCTCCAAGATCTACGACATTGCCGAGCTGGACAACTTCCTCGGTGACCGTCTTCGCGACGGTCGCTGA
- the mazG gene encoding nucleoside triphosphate pyrophosphohydrolase, with product MESSQPHDATGSDQGTPPDAQAVRDAFGRFCEVVARLRSPDGCPWDREQTMATIKPYTLEETYELLEAIDSDDNAAIQEELGDVLLQVVLDAQIARDEKRFDIVDVVEQITDKMIRRHPHVFGDASAETAADVRSHWEQAKSQEKQERQSALDGIPDALPALAKAARITKKAARVGYDFPHRAMLFDKLREEIDELQQELYPDGDVPDIPAAVDMPPVPDEPTDDPDRHDRIEAELGDVLFVVANIARRWNINPEEALRRANRKFSGRFQAIESGLAAKGKTIREATLEEMEALYQAEKRRERGETQ from the coding sequence ATGGAATCCAGTCAGCCCCACGACGCCACCGGCTCTGATCAGGGAACGCCCCCGGACGCCCAGGCCGTCCGCGATGCCTTCGGACGGTTCTGCGAAGTCGTCGCCAGACTGCGCTCGCCCGACGGATGTCCGTGGGACCGCGAGCAGACAATGGCCACGATCAAGCCGTACACGCTCGAAGAGACATACGAACTCCTCGAAGCGATCGACTCCGACGACAATGCCGCGATCCAGGAGGAACTCGGGGACGTCCTGCTGCAGGTGGTCCTCGACGCCCAGATCGCCCGGGACGAGAAACGCTTCGACATCGTCGACGTGGTCGAACAGATCACCGACAAGATGATCCGCCGGCATCCGCACGTCTTCGGAGACGCCTCTGCCGAGACCGCGGCCGACGTCCGTTCTCACTGGGAACAGGCCAAGTCGCAGGAGAAACAGGAACGCCAGTCGGCGCTCGACGGCATTCCCGACGCCCTCCCTGCCCTGGCAAAGGCCGCCCGCATCACGAAGAAGGCGGCCCGCGTCGGCTACGACTTCCCGCATCGGGCGATGCTGTTCGACAAACTGCGTGAAGAAATCGATGAGCTGCAGCAGGAGCTGTACCCCGACGGCGACGTCCCCGACATCCCGGCTGCGGTCGACATGCCTCCTGTCCCGGACGAGCCGACCGACGATCCCGACCGGCATGACCGGATCGAGGCGGAGCTGGGGGATGTCCTGTTCGTCGTCGCGAACATCGCCCGCCGCTGGAACATCAACCCCGAGGAAGCTCTCCGCCGGGCCAACCGCAAGTTCTCCGGCCGCTTCCAGGCGATCGAGTCGGGCCTCGCCGCAAAAGGAAAGACGATCCGGGAGGCGACACTCGAAGAGATGGAAGCCCTCTACCAGGCGGAAAAACGCCGCGAACGGGGCGAAACGCAGTAA
- a CDS encoding alpha/beta hydrolase family protein, with protein MTNQLHAWRLWSLLLLMGLFAPAAAGADETKVPELEVRTISSTIDGAEQPVRVSAPESATTRPTPLLISLHTWSSDYRQDRSPWVREAVQRGWIYVQPNFRGRNDKPAACGSELARQDVLDALDWARRTWQVDDERIYLAGVSGGGHMTMLMAGYYPERFSAISAWVGISDLAEWYRFHSSDGEVGNYARMVAACCDGAPGTSAKVDAEYASRSPINFIARVGDLRVDLNAGVKDGKSGSVPIHHTLRAFNAIAAAGGYSTISDAEMDYLWENGRLESPLPGDEDEDPTYGREIWLRREAGPARVTIFEGGHEAVPEAACAWLEQQSRKTRHPE; from the coding sequence ATGACGAATCAACTGCATGCGTGGCGGCTGTGGAGTCTTCTGCTGTTGATGGGGCTGTTCGCTCCGGCAGCAGCCGGGGCGGACGAGACGAAAGTCCCGGAACTGGAAGTGCGGACGATCAGCAGCACGATCGACGGCGCGGAGCAGCCGGTACGGGTCTCGGCTCCGGAGTCGGCGACAACGCGACCGACGCCGCTGCTGATCTCGCTGCATACGTGGAGCAGCGACTACCGGCAGGACCGCTCACCGTGGGTTCGCGAAGCGGTGCAGCGGGGCTGGATCTACGTGCAGCCCAACTTTCGCGGACGCAACGACAAACCGGCCGCCTGCGGTTCGGAACTGGCCCGGCAGGACGTGCTCGATGCGCTCGATTGGGCCCGGCGGACCTGGCAGGTGGATGACGAGCGGATCTACCTGGCGGGGGTGTCTGGCGGCGGCCACATGACGATGCTGATGGCCGGCTACTATCCGGAGCGGTTCTCAGCCATCTCGGCGTGGGTCGGGATCAGTGATCTGGCGGAATGGTACCGGTTCCACTCATCCGACGGCGAAGTCGGAAATTATGCCCGGATGGTGGCCGCCTGCTGCGACGGTGCGCCGGGAACGTCTGCGAAGGTCGATGCCGAATACGCGTCCCGTTCGCCGATCAACTTCATCGCGCGTGTCGGCGACCTGCGGGTCGATCTGAACGCGGGAGTGAAGGATGGAAAGAGCGGCTCGGTGCCGATTCACCACACGCTGCGGGCGTTCAATGCGATCGCAGCGGCGGGAGGCTATTCCACCATCAGCGATGCCGAGATGGATTACCTGTGGGAGAATGGTCGGCTCGAATCACCGCTGCCGGGTGATGAAGACGAGGATCCGACGTACGGTCGGGAGATCTGGCTGCGTCGCGAAGCGGGGCCGGCACGAGTGACCATCTTTGAAGGTGGCCACGAAGCAGTGCCGGAGGCGGCCTGCGCCTGGCTGGAGCAGCAGAGTCGGAAGACCCGGCATCCGGAGTGA